The following coding sequences are from one uncultured Desulfobacter sp. window:
- a CDS encoding HAD hydrolase-like protein yields MIENIFFDLDGTLTDPKEGITRCIQFTLEAFGVKKPHADELTWCIGPPLRDSFAKILKTTDKDKIELAYITYRERFAKKGLYENRVYAGVHSCLDTIQKSGFKTFLATSKPEIYAKRILDHFDLSTYFTKAYGSHLDGSLTDKGELIAHMLKIENLAPQKTVIVGDRVFDIEGGKQNGIMTAGVTYGYGSRDEITLSKPDVIFDAFSDLLSFLDDGQAK; encoded by the coding sequence ATGATTGAAAATATTTTTTTTGATTTGGACGGCACTTTGACGGACCCTAAAGAGGGGATAACGCGCTGTATTCAATTTACGCTCGAAGCATTCGGCGTGAAAAAACCCCATGCGGATGAGCTAACCTGGTGTATCGGCCCACCGCTTCGGGACTCTTTTGCTAAAATATTGAAAACTACAGATAAAGATAAGATTGAACTTGCGTATATCACGTACCGGGAACGGTTTGCCAAAAAAGGCCTGTATGAAAACAGGGTGTATGCAGGCGTCCATAGTTGCCTTGATACGATTCAAAAATCCGGGTTCAAAACCTTTCTTGCCACCTCAAAGCCCGAAATATATGCAAAACGGATCCTTGACCATTTTGATCTGTCCACATATTTCACCAAGGCTTATGGCAGTCACCTGGATGGTTCCCTGACCGATAAAGGTGAATTGATCGCCCATATGCTCAAAATCGAAAATCTTGCCCCCCAGAAGACCGTCATTGTGGGAGACAGGGTCTTTGATATTGAAGGCGGCAAACAAAACGGGATCATGACCGCCGGTGTTACATATGGCTATGGAAGCCGGGACGAGATAACTTTATCCAAGCCGGACGTTATATTTGACGCATTTTCTGATTTATTGTCTTTTCTGGATGATGGACAAGCTAAATAA
- a CDS encoding YbgC/FadM family acyl-CoA thioesterase: METEIKVRGYHTDLYQHVNNARYLEFLEEARWQLLENYTDLEAFMKKGFVFFVVNIKISYKSQARVNDVIRIRSGMGKIGNKSAVVRQRVFNLTTGQVCADAEITFVVSDIRQKALTFDGEVFDMVNRIPVFEK; this comes from the coding sequence ATGGAAACCGAAATCAAAGTCAGAGGATACCATACAGATCTGTATCAGCATGTAAATAATGCCCGGTATCTTGAATTCCTTGAAGAGGCGCGATGGCAGCTTCTGGAAAATTATACGGACCTTGAAGCGTTTATGAAAAAAGGCTTTGTCTTTTTTGTGGTCAACATCAAGATTTCATATAAAAGCCAGGCCCGGGTGAATGATGTGATTCGAATCCGGTCGGGAATGGGGAAAATCGGAAATAAAAGCGCCGTGGTCCGCCAGCGGGTTTTCAATTTGACAACCGGACAGGTCTGTGCGGATGCTGAAATTACCTTTGTTGTGTCTGATATTCGGCAAAAAGCGCTTACCTTTGACGGTGAGGTGTTCGACATGGTGAACCGGATTCCGGTGTTTGAAAAATAA
- a CDS encoding cache domain-containing protein yields the protein MANKNETSILKTGRFKIAYTGIIIGFVFVCFSAYIGQNFMGETKAQRLLHLKQSVQIARNSIEPILTEYRNQDITKETALTQIQSLIRKMVYDDHIGKNYIFMSSYEGIILVQPFEPEKEMTYVWDIKDYYGVYIVRDLVKAARSKAGQGYVSYHYQRPGQKVAQEKISFVMGIPELGCYIGTGQYMGDLRKSQRAFITKIVCLTLVLLTLLFS from the coding sequence ATGGCTAATAAAAATGAAACATCCATACTGAAAACGGGCAGATTTAAAATAGCCTATACCGGCATTATCATTGGTTTTGTGTTTGTCTGTTTTTCCGCTTACATCGGCCAAAACTTCATGGGTGAAACAAAAGCCCAGAGACTGCTTCATTTAAAGCAGTCCGTTCAGATCGCCCGAAATTCCATTGAGCCGATTCTAACAGAGTACCGCAATCAGGACATAACCAAGGAGACCGCCCTCACCCAAATTCAAAGCCTCATACGCAAGATGGTTTACGATGATCACATCGGCAAAAATTATATTTTCATGAGCTCCTATGAGGGAATCATACTTGTCCAGCCCTTTGAGCCTGAAAAAGAGATGACCTATGTCTGGGACATCAAAGATTATTACGGTGTTTACATCGTCAGGGACCTGGTAAAGGCGGCAAGATCAAAAGCCGGCCAGGGGTATGTCTCCTATCATTATCAAAGGCCCGGGCAAAAAGTCGCCCAGGAAAAAATATCATTTGTCATGGGGATTCCCGAGTTGGGATGTTATATCGGCACCGGCCAGTACATGGGGGATCTTCGTAAAAGCCAGCGCGCCTTTATCACGAAAATCGTTTGCCTGACCCTTGTGCTCCTGACGCTTCTTTTTTCCTAG
- a CDS encoding response regulator, with protein sequence MLKKAEGKLAAIFHNTYQFIGTLSVDGKLTKINRSALDFIEQDEMSVIGKFYWDTPWWQDDDAKARLKKAIHDCAEGEFSRFEATFTRANRHKHFIDFSLTPIFDETDNVTFLLAEGRDMTEQVKAKNDLIMEKNFSENLIQSLPGLFFLYRQQDNRFLLTKWNRQHETLLGFSSEELDHADVSTFFQKQDLPDINDALKKLLSDGHGRAELNVRDKDGQLIPVLFIARSFKQSEETFVIGTGIELTEQKQAQAEKDKLEAMLHQSQKMEAIGTLAGGIAHDFNNILGAVLGYAELMKTKLSPDHPAMGMQNQIINAALRAKDLVQQILLFSRQSKQEMKPLQPELVVKEAVELLRSTIPATIEIKQEIPHGLGAILADSTQIHQIIMNLCTNAYHAMREKGGVIDIGLSEKKILNDDPLFSDLTLPPGSYLLLEISDTGHGMDKATLEKVFDPYFTTKQTGEGTGLGLSVVHGIVKDCGGELKIYSEPGLGTNVHVYFPKLRTYDHNPPVLEETMLQTGTERILLVDDDPAILDMLTQSIETLGYKVTAFQSSREVLDEFKSARTNYHMVITDMTMPEMTGFELSKQIFKQNPDMPIVLCTGYSELMTKEKAKAIGIKAFIMKPVLLEVLAGTIREVLDGN encoded by the coding sequence ATGCTGAAAAAAGCAGAGGGCAAGCTTGCTGCAATATTTCACAACACATACCAGTTTATAGGCACTTTGTCTGTGGACGGCAAATTAACAAAAATCAACAGGTCTGCCCTGGATTTCATAGAACAGGACGAAATGTCGGTTATCGGAAAATTTTATTGGGACACACCATGGTGGCAGGACGATGACGCCAAAGCCCGCTTGAAAAAAGCGATTCACGATTGCGCTGAAGGTGAATTCAGCCGCTTTGAGGCCACCTTCACCCGAGCAAACCGACATAAGCACTTTATAGACTTCAGCCTGACGCCTATTTTCGATGAAACCGACAATGTCACATTCCTTTTGGCAGAAGGCCGGGATATGACGGAACAGGTCAAAGCTAAAAATGATCTGATCATGGAAAAAAATTTTTCGGAAAACCTTATCCAAAGCCTGCCCGGACTTTTCTTTTTATACAGGCAACAAGACAACCGATTTCTATTAACAAAATGGAACCGGCAACACGAAACGCTGTTAGGCTTCTCTTCGGAGGAACTTGACCATGCCGACGTCAGCACTTTTTTCCAAAAACAAGACCTGCCGGACATTAACGACGCCCTGAAAAAGCTGCTCTCAGATGGTCATGGACGGGCTGAACTCAATGTGAGGGACAAAGATGGACAGTTGATCCCCGTCCTTTTTATCGCAAGAAGTTTCAAACAGTCAGAGGAAACGTTCGTCATCGGCACCGGCATAGAACTGACGGAACAAAAACAGGCCCAAGCAGAGAAGGATAAGCTGGAAGCCATGCTCCACCAGTCCCAGAAAATGGAAGCGATCGGTACGTTGGCCGGCGGCATCGCCCACGATTTCAACAATATACTGGGTGCCGTTTTGGGCTATGCCGAACTGATGAAGACAAAACTGTCACCGGATCATCCTGCCATGGGTATGCAGAATCAAATCATAAACGCAGCGCTCCGGGCAAAAGACCTTGTCCAGCAGATCCTCTTGTTCAGCAGACAGTCAAAGCAAGAGATGAAACCATTACAGCCGGAATTGGTAGTGAAAGAGGCCGTTGAACTATTACGCTCAACAATTCCGGCAACCATAGAGATTAAACAGGAGATACCACATGGTTTAGGGGCAATACTTGCCGATTCCACACAGATCCATCAGATCATTATGAACCTATGCACCAATGCGTACCATGCCATGCGGGAAAAAGGCGGTGTCATTGATATCGGTCTATCTGAAAAAAAAATTTTAAATGATGATCCGCTTTTTTCCGACCTGACACTGCCCCCGGGCAGTTATCTGTTGCTTGAGATTAGCGACACCGGTCACGGCATGGATAAAGCGACCCTGGAAAAGGTGTTTGACCCTTATTTTACCACCAAGCAAACAGGTGAGGGGACAGGACTTGGCCTGTCCGTTGTCCATGGGATCGTAAAAGATTGCGGCGGAGAATTAAAAATATACAGTGAACCGGGCCTGGGAACCAATGTGCATGTCTACTTTCCAAAATTGAGAACCTACGATCACAATCCGCCAGTACTGGAAGAAACGATGCTTCAAACCGGCACGGAACGAATACTGCTGGTGGATGATGACCCTGCAATTTTGGACATGCTCACACAATCCATAGAGACCCTTGGGTACAAGGTGACAGCGTTTCAAAGCAGCCGGGAGGTGTTGGATGAATTCAAAAGCGCCCGGACAAATTACCACATGGTGATCACCGACATGACCATGCCTGAAATGACCGGATTTGAATTATCCAAACAGATATTTAAACAAAATCCTGACATGCCCATTGTATTGTGCACCGGATACAGCGAATTGATGACAAAAGAGAAGGCCAAGGCCATCGGGATCAAAGCCTTTATAATGAAACCTGTCCTTCTCGAAGTTTTGGCCGGGACGATCCGGGAAGTCCTGGACGGTAACTAA
- a CDS encoding PaaI family thioesterase: protein MEEIGIEVLYAKDGESKLAIDLTEKHTTSWGSMHGGVTMTLLDVCMSRAARSSDPEESGAATIEMKVSFFQPGGKIGQRVTAKGRLLHHSGRMFFCEAEVWNDENLVAKALGTFKIFHKATASES from the coding sequence TTGGAAGAGATCGGCATTGAAGTTCTTTATGCAAAAGACGGTGAATCGAAACTGGCCATTGATTTGACTGAAAAACACACGACATCCTGGGGTTCCATGCACGGTGGCGTGACAATGACATTATTGGATGTCTGTATGTCACGCGCCGCACGGTCATCTGATCCGGAAGAGAGCGGTGCGGCGACCATCGAAATGAAAGTCAGTTTTTTTCAACCGGGCGGAAAAATCGGTCAGCGTGTGACCGCAAAGGGTCGTCTGTTGCATCATTCAGGACGGATGTTCTTCTGTGAGGCTGAGGTCTGGAATGATGAAAACCTGGTGGCCAAGGCGTTGGGTACCTTCAAAATTTTTCATAAAGCAACAGCTTCTGAAAGCTAA
- a CDS encoding ATP-binding cassette domain-containing protein: MDQGLCHLRVQNLSKFYGKTIGCNNINFDLAPDEVIDIVGESGSGKSTLLKCIAGNETPTNGPVFFNSSVGFLDLIKADEILLRKIARDWLERLGLIPTEGGADIQVWFAPLMAHLEKNLGIKVEAFSASDYAGIITAMAPTRSISWTRMLLISTPGSWQRPWPLPGRWAPNAWCTTADDFTPKSSLTATAHQLPFGPGDNHMPVGWGRLPIQAILEIILPEYEGLLMMEVRSRYFKDIPTSKTNLIHILSRLQGAWETAPPAVK; encoded by the coding sequence TTGGACCAAGGCCTGTGCCATCTGCGGGTCCAGAACCTGTCCAAGTTTTACGGCAAAACAATCGGGTGCAATAACATCAATTTTGATCTGGCCCCGGACGAGGTCATCGACATTGTGGGCGAATCGGGGTCGGGCAAATCGACCCTGCTCAAATGCATTGCCGGCAATGAAACACCGACCAACGGCCCGGTGTTTTTCAACTCATCCGTTGGCTTTTTAGATCTGATCAAGGCCGATGAGATCCTGCTGCGCAAAATCGCCCGGGACTGGCTGGAACGGTTGGGCCTTATTCCCACCGAGGGCGGGGCGGACATTCAGGTCTGGTTCGCCCCCCTGATGGCCCACCTGGAAAAAAATCTGGGCATTAAGGTGGAGGCCTTTTCCGCCTCTGATTATGCCGGTATCATCACCGCCATGGCCCCAACCCGGTCAATCTCATGGACCAGGATGCTCCTGATCTCCACGCCCGGGTCCTGGCAGCGGCCCTGGCCTTTGCCCGGGAGGTGGGCGCCAAATGCGTGGTGTACCACGGCGGACGATTTTACCCCGAAGAGCAGTTTAACCGCAACAGCCCACCAGTTGCCCTTTGGCCCGGGGGACAACCATATGCCCGTGGGTTGGGGCCGCCTGCCCATCCAAGCGATCCTGGAAATTATTCTGCCTGAATATGAAGGTCTACTCATGATGGAGGTGCGCTCCCGGTATTTTAAGGATATCCCGACCTCAAAGACCAACTTGATCCATATTCTGTCCAGGCTTCAGGGCGCTTGGGAAACAGCCCCCCCTGCGGTTAAGTAA
- a CDS encoding cold-shock protein, translating into MANGIVKWFSESKGFGFIEQEDGGNDVFVHHSGINAAGFKSLNEGERVSYDIVQGPKGPAAANVTVI; encoded by the coding sequence ATGGCAAACGGTATTGTAAAATGGTTTAGCGAGTCAAAAGGTTTTGGATTTATTGAACAAGAAGATGGCGGCAACGACGTGTTCGTACATCATTCCGGTATCAATGCAGCAGGTTTTAAATCTCTCAATGAAGGTGAACGCGTTTCATACGACATTGTACAGGGTCCCAAAGGACCGGCAGCTGCAAATGTGACCGTGATTTAA
- a CDS encoding tetratricopeptide repeat protein, producing MPKFTPNPTCRGTKVSVRPKINFPSPVAVLEFQGPEPYAHELTSTIEATLTATQWQDENLYQVVDRNNINKVTKELQRSNSSWLFNPRTVARAGKRMGAKTVIVGKVTRAKVEDTLYTDKKKVCTKWKKDTEKWKQMLGLGCEQEQTHYIPCVKRKGYFSFTYKVIDVQTSKVLYAQTIDNHSGESKQCNPTRPMKNDVSTGDDTTDIVKGLINSGSLDNLQDETEAVKEAMEEAVAAIESDLSVRYICAAVKKKSSVAGASKALSAGAKFITKNAQLWDKARPIWEAGYQKYPAVYELAYNLGLCAEVNGNLKEASYYYQEAYDNMSCVDQDIVAARERVKGNMGS from the coding sequence ATGCCAAAATTTACGCCAAACCCGACCTGCCGGGGGACGAAAGTATCTGTCCGCCCCAAGATAAATTTCCCTTCCCCCGTGGCCGTGCTCGAATTCCAGGGTCCGGAGCCTTATGCACATGAATTGACCAGCACAATAGAGGCCACTCTCACGGCCACCCAATGGCAGGATGAAAATCTGTACCAGGTGGTGGACCGCAACAATATAAATAAAGTTACCAAAGAACTGCAAAGAAGCAATTCATCCTGGCTGTTCAATCCCAGAACCGTAGCCAGAGCCGGTAAACGCATGGGAGCCAAAACCGTGATCGTGGGGAAAGTCACCCGGGCCAAAGTTGAAGATACCCTTTACACCGATAAAAAGAAGGTCTGCACAAAATGGAAAAAAGACACAGAGAAATGGAAACAAATGTTAGGCCTCGGTTGTGAACAGGAACAGACCCATTATATCCCCTGCGTTAAGCGAAAAGGATACTTCTCTTTCACCTACAAAGTCATTGACGTACAAACGTCCAAAGTACTCTATGCACAAACCATCGATAATCACTCCGGTGAATCCAAACAATGCAACCCGACCAGGCCAATGAAGAACGATGTGAGTACGGGTGACGACACGACGGATATTGTTAAAGGTTTAATTAACAGCGGCAGTCTGGACAATCTTCAAGATGAAACCGAGGCTGTCAAGGAAGCCATGGAGGAAGCGGTTGCCGCCATTGAGTCCGATCTATCGGTCCGGTATATCTGCGCAGCCGTCAAGAAAAAATCTTCAGTGGCTGGCGCATCAAAGGCCCTATCCGCAGGAGCCAAATTCATTACGAAGAATGCGCAGTTGTGGGACAAGGCCCGCCCTATATGGGAGGCCGGATATCAAAAGTATCCCGCCGTATATGAGCTGGCATATAATTTAGGGCTTTGTGCGGAGGTCAATGGCAATCTCAAGGAGGCCAGCTACTATTACCAGGAGGCATACGATAACATGAGTTGCGTAGATCAGGACATCGTTGCCGCCAGGGAAAGGGTAAAAGGCAACATGGGTAGTTAG
- a CDS encoding sigma-70 family RNA polymerase sigma factor, with amino-acid sequence MDLEDEESKEELNMVKRIANHLYQKYNLWQMNEIITREDIYHYGVIGLLDAKKKYDPERGASFKAYAPIRIRGEIISALRKCPMVRLPQEKQKQVRLLKNTRNELACENLPPSLENIRERLGWSYAQILSAENLMMTFSSTDDDATRLEIKSERGVSNPETIEEVIQWCMEALKNNDDKGLMGIFEARALDNVKLKQLALQNGCSIQTICNRYDQAKKQMGSCLEEHGFDPEEK; translated from the coding sequence GTGGATTTAGAGGATGAAGAATCTAAAGAAGAATTGAATATGGTTAAACGGATCGCCAATCACCTGTATCAAAAATATAATCTGTGGCAGATGAATGAAATCATAACCCGCGAGGATATTTACCACTACGGGGTAATCGGGCTGCTGGACGCCAAAAAAAAATATGACCCGGAGAGGGGTGCAAGCTTTAAAGCCTATGCACCCATACGAATCAGAGGTGAAATCATCAGCGCATTGAGAAAATGTCCCATGGTGCGTCTGCCCCAGGAAAAACAAAAACAGGTCCGGCTGCTGAAGAATACCAGAAATGAACTGGCCTGTGAAAACCTCCCCCCCAGTCTGGAAAATATTCGGGAAAGATTAGGATGGTCTTACGCTCAGATCCTTTCTGCTGAAAACTTGATGATGACCTTTAGCTCAACGGACGATGACGCGACAAGGCTGGAGATTAAAAGCGAACGGGGCGTCTCAAATCCTGAAACGATTGAAGAGGTTATTCAATGGTGTATGGAGGCGTTGAAAAACAATGATGACAAGGGGCTTATGGGTATCTTTGAGGCCAGGGCCCTTGACAACGTAAAATTAAAGCAACTTGCCCTACAAAATGGCTGTTCCATACAAACGATCTGCAACAGATATGACCAGGCAAAAAAACAAATGGGATCATGCCTTGAAGAACATGGTTTTGATCCGGAAGAGAAGTGA
- a CDS encoding lytic transglycosylase domain-containing protein: MRVSIVIIMVWFLSGFGVLGVPETACARLEIKKLDYATAWKTYIADKSNLEPVSEYPYDRCFRQAAQKYDIPLTLLLAMARGESDFNPRAGSSKSCYGIMQIQWPGTAGDLGFTAKEQLYDPCRNIKAGAKYIRMMLDRYNGDVHRAVAAYNYGPGRISRNLGVPIPKGADWYSGYVYHHLQQVLAGAVKGKSSPGKKKKYTPGTKIPVILFHNPLRARDFMAYFKERAPNLKLDWFRTSLGETYIVLITETRADQEKSVKQMKKLGYHLKIDKAFQ; this comes from the coding sequence ATGAGAGTTTCTATCGTCATCATAATGGTTTGGTTTCTATCTGGTTTTGGGGTTCTTGGGGTTCCGGAAACGGCCTGTGCCAGGCTGGAAATCAAAAAACTGGACTATGCCACGGCCTGGAAAACCTATATTGCCGACAAATCCAACCTGGAACCGGTGAGTGAATACCCCTACGACAGGTGCTTCAGACAGGCAGCCCAAAAATACGATATCCCCTTGACCCTGCTGCTGGCCATGGCCCGGGGAGAGTCGGACTTCAACCCCAGGGCCGGATCATCCAAATCCTGTTACGGTATCATGCAGATCCAGTGGCCGGGAACGGCGGGGGACCTGGGCTTTACCGCCAAAGAACAGCTCTATGATCCCTGCCGCAACATCAAGGCCGGGGCAAAATATATCCGCATGATGCTGGACCGGTATAACGGAGACGTGCACCGGGCCGTTGCAGCCTACAACTATGGCCCGGGCCGGATCTCCCGAAACCTGGGGGTGCCTATCCCCAAGGGTGCTGACTGGTATAGCGGCTACGTCTATCACCACCTTCAGCAGGTACTGGCCGGAGCGGTCAAAGGCAAATCCTCACCCGGTAAAAAGAAAAAGTACACGCCCGGTACCAAGATCCCGGTGATCTTATTCCATAATCCATTACGGGCCAGGGACTTTATGGCCTATTTCAAGGAAAGGGCGCCGAATCTGAAGCTGGACTGGTTCCGAACCTCCCTTGGAGAAACCTATATTGTCCTGATCACGGAGACCCGGGCGGATCAGGAGAAGAGTGTTAAACAAATGAAAAAGCTTGGATATCATCTAAAGATAGACAAAGCATTTCAATGA
- a CDS encoding C25 family cysteine peptidase — translation MKYQLLSAWQLAAVAVSFFWLSSVVPLHAGEWINVLNPAQTLPTDQMASSGEEDGEYQTIPDLNVVSETGNAADKNLHIKYDVHSVLKDSVQADKMAYDTLFVPGCGYHFGTGEPDIPAKSIFIRIPSNSSYSVHVDRTKTTELDAFDFLPVQPLPHDNMEYVVVGFEKDDALYSRDAFFPKDNLISTREFKVRCQRMLEIIVTPMQYNPVSKTVKMAPTLDIHVDLKESGPGNQTDTVLSSSGYSDVFSGGFYQVQDSNSPARPLDGQTSLERYMILANDQFLDNERLKEFILWKKKKGYKVRLVGTGEVNKKAGNNDTFNNCVKFLRALPANEYPNFLLIIGDHRKNEGIQTLPIKTYVGGYSDLPLACQDTHDYLQDLCYGRLPAANDKELSTMLEKILAMDQNPPQHGMYDKLIFAGQLQDRQNNVTWKEGQDGHADRLFFETGDAVACYFEHHSKINYTCTSVFENPAKITPSGFWNKNGLLWGGEKIGQRPFPRFVAHEKALPVFLDTLNKGVALVQYRAHGLPGGWGHPEFTSSHIDTLKNGRNLPVVFSVTCLTGAYHCPRPTGWPDYKGNFSTKLLSNPAGGAYGVIAAVDVSFSWTNDMFIHGMYTAFLEDYIRSQNESVNPKWTKKLSEPTLFNSGSATRLGEILNSGLLFLYEKYNMELTPITFELFHLFGDPESFIRLHAPTPFTGITHPSDLSAGNASKIQIKGIAKGALVCLYSSDENVGIHQAKVAQSDNVTFEVTPKAKGTIFVTVSQYDKIPYQGKMMVTPGSTAPSKEKPNSETKQNSVINVLGDDQFGSGSLQSPDTESSEYKSVF, via the coding sequence ATGAAATATCAACTACTATCCGCATGGCAGCTGGCGGCTGTAGCCGTGAGCTTTTTTTGGTTATCAAGTGTTGTGCCGTTACATGCTGGAGAGTGGATCAATGTCCTGAATCCAGCACAGACTCTTCCCACTGATCAGATGGCGTCGTCAGGCGAAGAAGACGGCGAATACCAGACGATACCGGATTTGAATGTCGTCTCAGAAACCGGCAATGCAGCTGATAAAAATCTTCATATCAAATATGATGTCCATTCTGTTTTAAAAGATTCCGTTCAAGCAGACAAAATGGCATATGATACGCTTTTTGTTCCCGGATGTGGTTACCACTTTGGTACAGGAGAGCCTGATATCCCAGCCAAAAGTATTTTTATCCGTATCCCTTCCAATAGTAGCTATTCCGTCCATGTGGACCGGACAAAAACCACCGAACTGGACGCGTTTGATTTTTTGCCGGTGCAGCCCCTGCCCCATGATAATATGGAATATGTTGTTGTAGGCTTTGAAAAGGATGACGCGCTTTACAGCCGGGATGCATTTTTTCCCAAAGACAATCTCATCTCCACAAGAGAATTTAAGGTCCGCTGCCAGCGTATGCTCGAAATTATTGTAACGCCAATGCAGTACAATCCTGTTTCAAAAACCGTAAAGATGGCACCGACACTGGATATTCATGTTGACCTCAAAGAGTCCGGCCCAGGGAATCAGACGGATACTGTTTTAAGCAGTTCCGGCTATTCGGATGTCTTTTCCGGAGGCTTTTATCAGGTTCAGGACAGTAATTCGCCAGCCAGGCCGTTAGATGGACAGACCTCACTTGAAAGATATATGATTCTGGCAAATGACCAGTTCCTTGACAATGAGCGCCTTAAAGAATTTATCCTGTGGAAAAAGAAAAAAGGCTATAAGGTGCGCCTTGTCGGAACCGGGGAAGTGAACAAGAAGGCCGGCAATAACGATACCTTTAATAATTGTGTCAAATTCCTGCGCGCCCTGCCGGCAAATGAATATCCCAATTTCCTCCTGATCATCGGGGATCATCGGAAAAATGAAGGAATTCAGACCCTACCTATTAAAACTTACGTGGGTGGATATTCAGATCTGCCTTTGGCTTGCCAGGATACTCACGACTATCTGCAGGACCTGTGTTATGGCCGCCTGCCTGCAGCCAACGATAAAGAGCTCAGTACTATGCTGGAAAAAATACTGGCGATGGATCAGAATCCGCCACAACATGGTATGTATGACAAACTGATCTTTGCAGGGCAGTTGCAGGACCGGCAGAACAACGTTACGTGGAAAGAGGGTCAAGATGGACATGCTGACCGTCTGTTCTTTGAGACAGGGGATGCCGTAGCCTGTTATTTTGAACATCATTCAAAAATCAATTACACCTGCACCAGTGTTTTTGAAAATCCTGCTAAAATCACCCCAAGTGGTTTCTGGAACAAAAATGGATTATTATGGGGTGGAGAAAAGATCGGACAGCGTCCGTTCCCGCGTTTTGTGGCCCATGAGAAGGCTCTTCCTGTGTTCCTGGACACACTCAATAAAGGGGTGGCCCTGGTTCAATACCGGGCACATGGTTTACCTGGGGGATGGGGACATCCCGAGTTTACCAGCAGCCATATTGATACATTAAAAAACGGAAGAAATCTGCCGGTGGTATTCAGTGTCACCTGCCTGACAGGGGCCTATCATTGCCCAAGGCCGACAGGGTGGCCTGATTATAAAGGTAATTTCAGCACAAAGCTGTTGTCCAATCCGGCCGGAGGGGCCTATGGCGTGATTGCCGCTGTAGATGTCAGTTTTTCATGGACAAATGATATGTTTATTCATGGCATGTATACAGCTTTTCTGGAAGATTATATCCGGTCGCAGAATGAATCCGTCAATCCTAAATGGACCAAAAAACTGTCAGAACCAACTCTGTTTAACTCAGGCTCGGCAACCCGGCTGGGGGAAATTCTCAACTCCGGTCTGCTATTTTTATACGAAAAATATAATATGGAACTGACCCCAATAACCTTTGAACTATTTCATCTTTTTGGTGACCCGGAATCCTTTATCCGGCTTCATGCGCCGACACCGTTTACCGGTATTACCCACCCTTCTGATCTATCTGCTGGCAACGCATCAAAAATACAGATAAAAGGAATTGCCAAAGGCGCGCTGGTCTGCTTGTATTCATCGGATGAGAACGTAGGAATACATCAGGCCAAGGTCGCACAGTCCGACAATGTGACCTTTGAGGTGACACCGAAGGCAAAAGGTACGATATTTGTGACTGTCAGCCAGTACGATAAAATCCCGTATCAAGGAAAGATGATGGTGACACCGGGTAGTACTGCACCTTCAAAGGAAAAGCCAAATTCGGAGACAAAACAAAATTCGGTTATTAATGTCCTTGGAGATGACCAATTCGGTTCCGGTTCATTGCAGTCGCCGGATACTGAGAGTTCAGAATATAAATCTGTGTTTTAA